The following are from one region of the Bos mutus isolate GX-2022 chromosome 18, NWIPB_WYAK_1.1, whole genome shotgun sequence genome:
- the ZNF599 gene encoding zinc finger protein 599, with protein MAAPALALISFEDVAITFTGEEWRHLDLAQRTLYQEVMLETCGLLVSLGHPVPKAELIHLLEYGPELWTVKRGLSRNTCTGEKANPKTTELTASQLALTEEAPFEEQVTHGTSRDSWLGQARYQEKLSEMQEGNWRPGADPYKETCLRKLSHKHDDFETGDSLCLGILQEQVSIQDALHECDSQEPGRDLVVDARNNLYKCKECGKDFSKNWALTRHQQIHAGVKPYECSECGKASRYMADFIRHMRFHTGEKPYKCIECGKAFKRRSYLTEHQRIHSGDKPYECKECGKAFTHRSSFTQHNMTHTREKPFLCKECGKAFYYSSSFTQHMRIHTGKKLYECSKCGKAFTRRSTFIQHNMTHTGEKPFLCKECGKAFCLNSSFTQHMRIHTGEKPYECSECGKAFTHRSTFIRHKRAHTGEKPFECKECGKSFCDSSSLIQHVRIHTGERPYECSECGKAFTHHYIFIRHNRTHSGKKPLECKECTKAFYYSSSFTRHMRIHTGEKPYVCRECGKAFTQSANFVRHNRIHTGEKPYECKECEKAFCDNFALTQHVRTHTGEKPFECGECGKAFSHSSSFTHHQKIHTRV; from the exons GCATTGATATCATTTGAAGATGTGGCCATAACATTCACTGGGGAGGAATGGAGACATCTAGACCTGGCCCAGAGGACCTTGTACCAGGAGGTGATGCTGGAGACTTGTGGCCTCCTGGTCTCACTGG GGCATCCTGTTCCCAAAGCAGAGCTGATTCACCTACTGGAGTATGGGCCAGAACTGTGGACAGTAAAGAGAGGCCTCTCCAGAAACACCTGTACAG GTGAAAAAGCAAACCCCAAGACCACAGAGCTTACTGCTTCTCAGCTGGCCCTCACTGAGGAAGCCCCTTTTGAGGAACAAGTGACACATGGCACCTCAAGGGATTCCTGGCTGGGGCAAGCAAGGTATCAGGAAAAACTGTCAGAAATGCAAGAAGGGAACTGGAGGCCAGGAGCAGACCCCTACAAGGAGACATGCCTGAGGAAGTTGAGCCATAAACATGATGACTTTGAGACAGGTGATAGTCTTTGTTTAGGGATTTTACAGGAGCAAGTCAGTATACAAGATGCTCTGCATGAATGTGATTCCCAAGAACCAGGAAGAGACCTGGTTGTTGATGCAAGGAATAACCTCTATAAGTGCAAGGAATGTGGAAAAGATTTTAGCAAGAATTGGGCCCTTACTCGGCATCAACAGATTCACGCTGGAGTGAAGCCTTAtgaatgcagtgaatgtgggaaagcctcTCGTTATATGGCAGACTTCATTCGACATATGAGGTTTCATACTGGGGAAAAGCCGTACAAGTGTATTGAGTGTGGGAAGGCCTTCAAACGCAGGTCTTACCTCACAGAGCACCAGCGTATTCATAGTGGAGATAAACCCTATGAGTGCAAAGAATGTGGTAAAGCTTTCACCCATCGCTCCTCTTTCACCCAGCATAATATGACtcacactagagaaaagcccttttTGTGCaaggaatgtgggaaagccttttaCTACAGCTCCTCCTTTACTCAACACATGAGGATTCACACTGGAAAGAAACTCTATGAGTGCAGCAAATGTGGAAAGGCCTTCACTCGCCGGTCCACTTTTATCCAGCATAATATGACCCACACGGGAGAAAAACCCTTTTTGTGCAAAGAATGTGGAAAAGCTTTCTGCCTCAACTCATCCTTCACTCAACATATGAGgattcacactggagagaaaccctatgagTGCAGTGAGTGTGGAAAAGCCTTTACTCATAGATCTACTTTCATCCGGCATAAGAGGGCacatactggagagaagcccttTGAGTGCAAAGAATGTGGGAAATCGTTTTGTGACAGCTCTTCCTTAATTCAACACGTGAGGATTCACACTGGTGAGAGACCCTATGAATGCAGTGAATGTGGAAAGGCCTTTACACACCATTATATTTTTATCAGACACAATAGGACCCATAGTGGGAAAAAACCTTTGGAGTGTAAAGAATGTACAAAAGCCTTTTACTATAGCTCTTCCTTTACTCGACACATGAGGATTCACACCGGGGAAAAGCCTTATGTATGCAGAGAATGTGGAAAGGCCTTCACCCAGTCTGCAAATTTTGTTCGGCATAATAGGATccacactggagaaaagccctatGAGTGCAAAGAATGCGAGAAGGCCTTTTGTGACAACTTTGCCTTAACTCAACATGTGAgaactcacactggagagaaaccctttGAATGTGGTGAATGTGGAAAGGCCTTCAGCCACAGTTCATCCTTCACTCACCATCAAAAGATTCACACCAGAGTTTAG